The Halomonas sp. THAF5a genome segment AGGCTCGGCAGGCCGTAGTCGCCGCTGGCGGCCGGCGCACCGCCGCGGTCGGTCAGGCCGGGCGCCTCGAAGCGATCCGCGGCCTGGGTCGGCAGGGCGAGCGCTAGGCAGAGGGCGCTGGCGATGAAGCAGGATCCGGGTCGACGCAGCATGGCATCCTCGTCTCGGGGCGAAAGCAGGGGGTGGGCGTTGGGCTTCGACATTGATTCGGTCCGCAAAGTGCCTTTAAATCGCAGGAACTTGCGTGTGGGCCGCCGGCCTGCATGACTCACTGCATTCTCTCGGGAGACAACATGGCGCTGCAACCCGACGATCTGCTCGATGCCCGCGGTCTTCCCTGTCCGCTGCCGCTGCTCAAGGCCAAGCAGGCCCTGTCGCGTCTCGCCCCCGGCCAGCTGCTCGAGGTGCAGGCCACGGACGCGGGCTCCTGGCGCGACTTCGAGACCTTCATCGCCCAGAGCGGCCACGAGATGCCGGCCAGGGAGGAGCGGGGCGAGGTGTACCACTACTGGATCCGCAAGGGGGGGGAGGCGTCCCCATGACCCTGAGGTCGGTATTGCGCAGCTGGATCGACCATTACCTCTCCGACGAGGAGGCGGTGATCCTGCTGATCGTGCTGGTGATCGGCTTCGCCGTGGTGATCTGGCTGGGCAAGATGCTGGCGCCCTTTCTCACCGCGCTGGTGATTGCCTTCCTGCTGCAGGGGGCGGTGAACGGCCTGACCCGGCGTCGCGTGCCGCACTTCCTGGCAGTGATGCTGGTCTTCCTGGGCTTCATCGGCGTGCTGCTGGCGATGGCGCTGATCCTCATGCCGCTGATCTGGAACCAGCTGATCAACCTGGTTCAGGAGACGCCGCGCATGTTCGCCAGCGTCCAGCAGCTGCTCGACGACCTCCATGTGCGCTACCCGCAGCTGGCGACCCCGGACCAGATCCAGGCCTGGATCGGCATGGCCGGTCGCGAGGTGACCCAGCTCGGCCAGCGCGCCCTGACCCTGTCGCTGGCCTCGCTGGGCAACCTGGTGGGGCTGATCGTCTACCTGGTGCTGGTGCCGATCCTGGTCTTCTTCATGCTCAAGGATCGCGACCGGCTGGTGGGCTTCGTCGTGTCGCTGCTGCCGAAAAATCGGGGACTGATGACGCGGGTCTGGCAGGAGATGGACGACCAGATCGCCAACTACGTGCGCGGCAAGTTCACCGAGATCATCATCGTCGGCAGCGTGGCCTTCTTCACCTTCGCCTTCTTCGGGCTGCCCTATTCCGCCCTGCTGGCGGTCATGGTGGGCCTCTCGGTGCTGGTGCCCTTCATCGGCGCCGCCGTGGCGACCCTGCCGGTGGCCGCGGTGGCCGGCTTCCACTTTGGCTTGGGCGACCAGTTTCTCTACGTGATCATCGCCTACGGCGTGATCCAGGCGCTGGACGGCAACGTGCTGGTGCCGGTGCTGTTCTCCGAGGCGGTCAACCTGCACCCGGTGTCGATCATCCTGGCGGTGCTCTTCTTCGGCGGCATCTGGGGCTTCTGGGGGATCTTCTTCGCCATCCCCCTGGCGACCCTGCTCAAGGCGCTGGTCTACGCCTGGCCCAGAGGCCTCAAGCAGCGCCGCCAGGAGGTCTCCCAGGAAGAGCAGGCCGCCGGATCCTGAGCGCCTCGGCCAGGCGGCCGAGGCGCGTCCCTCACTGCCCGGCGTGAACCGCCTGGGCCGCCTCGAGGACCTCCTCGACGTGGCCCTTGACCTTGACGCCGCGCCACTCGCGGGCGAGCCGGCCCTCGGCATCGATCAGGAAGGTGCTGCGCTCTATCCCTAAGTGCTCCTTACCGTAGAGCTTCTTGAGCTTGATGACGTCGAACAGCCGGCAGACGGCCTCGTCCTTG includes the following:
- a CDS encoding sulfurtransferase TusA family protein, with translation MALQPDDLLDARGLPCPLPLLKAKQALSRLAPGQLLEVQATDAGSWRDFETFIAQSGHEMPAREERGEVYHYWIRKGGEASP
- a CDS encoding AI-2E family transporter, producing MTLRSVLRSWIDHYLSDEEAVILLIVLVIGFAVVIWLGKMLAPFLTALVIAFLLQGAVNGLTRRRVPHFLAVMLVFLGFIGVLLAMALILMPLIWNQLINLVQETPRMFASVQQLLDDLHVRYPQLATPDQIQAWIGMAGREVTQLGQRALTLSLASLGNLVGLIVYLVLVPILVFFMLKDRDRLVGFVVSLLPKNRGLMTRVWQEMDDQIANYVRGKFTEIIIVGSVAFFTFAFFGLPYSALLAVMVGLSVLVPFIGAAVATLPVAAVAGFHFGLGDQFLYVIIAYGVIQALDGNVLVPVLFSEAVNLHPVSIILAVLFFGGIWGFWGIFFAIPLATLLKALVYAWPRGLKQRRQEVSQEEQAAGS